The following coding sequences lie in one Flavobacterium sediminis genomic window:
- a CDS encoding glutamine--tRNA ligase/YqeY domain fusion protein yields the protein MSTEEKSLNFIEQIIEEDLKNGLSKDKLRFRFPPEPNGYLHVGHASAICLNFGLGIDYKAPVNLRFDDTNPSKEEQEYVDAIKRDIEWLGFQWDKECYASDYFQQLYDWAVELIKKGKAYVDDQTSEEMAQQKGTPTKPGTNSPNRDRSVEENLDLLERMKNGEFPNGSYVLRAKIDMASPNMLMRDPIMYRIMHAAHHRTGNSWCIYPMYDWAHGESDYIEQVSHSLCTLEFLPHRELYDWFLTNIYDESKVRPKQREFARRNLSHTVVSKRKLLQLVNEGYVTGWDDPRMSTISGMRRRGYTPASIRNFAKTIGIAKRTNLIDVSLLEFCVREDLNKIAPRVMAVLDPVKLVITNYPEGKEEWLDAENNPEEENMTYRKVPFSRELYIEREDFLEEASKKFFRLSIGKEVRLKNAYIIKGESVVKDENGNITEIHCTYDEDSRSGSGTEASKRKVKGTIHWVSISHAKAAEVRVYDRLFTHENPDGNKEVDFKEYINPVSLKVITGYVEPSLVTAKDLDHFQFQRLGYFCVDRDSTSEKLVFNKTVGLRDTWAKISE from the coding sequence ATGTCAACTGAAGAAAAATCATTGAATTTCATTGAACAAATCATTGAAGAAGATTTAAAAAACGGTTTGTCAAAAGATAAATTACGTTTCAGATTTCCACCGGAACCGAACGGCTATTTACATGTGGGTCATGCCAGTGCTATCTGTTTGAATTTCGGTTTAGGTATTGATTACAAGGCTCCGGTTAATTTACGTTTTGACGATACGAATCCTTCCAAAGAAGAACAGGAATATGTAGATGCTATTAAAAGAGATATAGAATGGCTTGGTTTTCAATGGGATAAAGAGTGTTATGCTTCAGATTATTTTCAGCAATTGTACGATTGGGCGGTTGAATTGATCAAAAAAGGTAAAGCGTATGTTGACGATCAGACTTCTGAAGAAATGGCGCAACAAAAGGGTACGCCAACGAAACCGGGAACTAATAGCCCGAATAGAGATCGTTCAGTAGAAGAAAATTTAGATTTACTGGAACGCATGAAAAACGGTGAATTTCCTAATGGAAGTTATGTTTTACGTGCCAAAATTGATATGGCATCGCCTAATATGTTAATGCGTGACCCGATCATGTACCGAATCATGCATGCAGCTCATCACAGAACTGGTAATTCATGGTGTATTTACCCAATGTATGACTGGGCACATGGTGAAAGTGATTATATAGAACAAGTATCACATTCTTTGTGTACACTTGAGTTTTTGCCACATAGAGAATTGTATGACTGGTTTTTAACTAACATTTACGATGAGTCAAAAGTAAGACCAAAACAACGTGAATTTGCACGTAGAAATTTGTCACATACAGTAGTTTCTAAAAGAAAACTATTGCAATTAGTAAATGAAGGATATGTTACCGGTTGGGACGATCCGCGTATGAGTACTATTTCCGGTATGAGAAGACGAGGTTATACACCGGCATCCATCCGTAATTTTGCAAAAACTATCGGTATTGCTAAGCGTACAAATTTGATAGATGTTTCTTTACTTGAGTTTTGTGTTCGTGAAGATCTGAATAAAATAGCTCCTCGTGTTATGGCTGTTTTAGATCCGGTTAAATTGGTAATTACTAATTATCCGGAAGGAAAAGAAGAATGGCTTGATGCGGAAAATAACCCTGAGGAAGAAAACATGACCTATAGAAAAGTACCTTTTTCAAGAGAATTATATATTGAAAGGGAAGACTTTTTAGAAGAGGCTAGTAAAAAATTTTTCCGTTTATCAATCGGAAAAGAAGTACGTCTAAAAAATGCATATATTATTAAAGGTGAATCAGTTGTAAAAGATGAAAATGGTAATATTACCGAAATTCATTGTACCTATGATGAAGATTCTCGTTCGGGTAGCGGTACTGAAGCTAGTAAGCGTAAAGTAAAAGGAACTATTCACTGGGTTTCAATTTCTCATGCTAAAGCAGCAGAAGTTAGGGTATATGATCGTTTGTTTACACATGAAAATCCTGATGGAAATAAAGAAGTTGATTTTAAAGAATATATTAATCCGGTATCATTGAAAGTTATCACAGGTTATGTAGAACCTAGTTTAGTTACAGCTAAAGATCTGGATCATTTTCAGTTTCAGCGTTTAGGTTATTTTTGTGTGGATAGAGACTCAACATCGGAAAAATTAGTTTTTAATAAAACGGTTGGTTTACGAGACACTTGGGCAAAAATAAGCGAATAG
- a CDS encoding YdeI/OmpD-associated family protein: MTFKGVIDSFGENSLGHGPYIKIPDTIFEAMLKLSPDKRIKCTLNYLVTVSRAMSPKGDFHYILLNKEVLKLANVTISDTVNVELQPDQSKYGIEITEEMEEVLFSDPEGSTLFHQLTPGKQRTLITIVNKIKSSQLRIERSFVILAHLKKLKGQIDFKILQQDFKDYRNKMRF, translated from the coding sequence ATGACGTTTAAAGGTGTTATTGATTCATTTGGTGAAAATAGTTTAGGGCATGGTCCTTATATAAAAATTCCTGATACTATATTTGAAGCCATGTTGAAACTTTCACCTGACAAAAGAATAAAATGTACCTTAAATTATTTAGTTACTGTAAGCAGAGCCATGTCTCCCAAAGGTGATTTTCATTATATCTTATTGAACAAAGAAGTATTAAAGCTGGCTAATGTTACCATTAGTGATACTGTAAATGTTGAACTTCAACCGGATCAATCAAAATACGGTATTGAAATTACTGAAGAAATGGAAGAAGTTTTATTTTCAGATCCTGAAGGAAGTACGCTTTTTCATCAACTTACTCCCGGAAAACAACGAACCTTAATTACTATTGTTAATAAAATAAAGAGCTCTCAATTGCGCATTGAACGTAGTTTTGTGATTTTAGCACACTTAAAAAAATTAAAAGGTCAGATTGATTTTAAAATACTCCAACAAGATTTTAAAGATTACCGTAACAAAATGCGTTTTTGA
- a CDS encoding LTA synthase family protein, producing MELSTPDFVHQYDTRPNRLFLDYLIYPKEVLGTLVKSYLGSLIGTFVVLTLALVYVIKKGKKYFFPVYNFSYLYKLITFLPVGFLLFWGARSSLTSKRPINASNAIFSSDQMTNALALNSTYTVGFAAYSLKNEGNVKKYGKMDEKEAYNRVKKYMDVTDFLPSEVPFLHEVKPDSVQPKYNVVIFLQESLGAEYVGCLGGLPLTPELDKLSKEGLLFTNLYCTGTRSVRGIEQVTSGFIPNPSESVVKLSGAQQGFFTLAEAFGNQGYDTSFIYGGMANFDNMASFFNGNGFKNIIDETDFDSDGNNYALKGTWGYSDEDLVTKANNYFKSQGNTPFFSLMFSTSNHEPFEFPDGRIDLYEQPKNTVHNAMKYADFAIGKFFELAKKEDYFKNTIFIVIADHNTRTYGKNLVPVNKFHIPALIIDPNVKAGVYDKLASQMDIAPTLLELSGITTYSPMVGRNLMKKEEVEGRTIMLFHETYSFRVGNEIVVFNPNAEPLQFQLKNDTTMIPMPLNKELAADGLAHIVTSSYLYKERKYKSK from the coding sequence ATGGAACTTTCCACTCCGGATTTTGTACACCAATACGATACCCGGCCTAATAGATTATTTTTGGATTATTTAATTTATCCTAAAGAGGTCTTGGGAACTCTTGTAAAAAGTTATTTAGGTTCATTAATAGGTACATTCGTTGTTTTAACGCTTGCTTTGGTTTATGTAATTAAAAAGGGAAAGAAATATTTTTTTCCGGTGTATAACTTTTCCTATTTGTATAAACTGATTACTTTTCTTCCGGTAGGTTTTTTATTGTTTTGGGGTGCTCGTTCCAGTTTGACTTCAAAACGTCCTATAAACGCCAGTAATGCTATTTTTTCATCCGATCAGATGACAAATGCCTTAGCATTGAATTCAACTTATACCGTTGGATTTGCTGCTTATTCTTTAAAGAATGAAGGAAATGTAAAAAAATACGGAAAAATGGATGAAAAAGAGGCATATAATCGTGTGAAAAAGTATATGGATGTAACTGATTTTCTTCCATCCGAGGTTCCTTTTTTACATGAAGTCAAACCGGATTCTGTTCAGCCGAAATATAATGTGGTTATCTTTTTACAGGAAAGTTTAGGAGCAGAATATGTGGGTTGTTTAGGAGGTTTGCCTTTAACACCTGAATTGGATAAACTATCAAAAGAAGGTTTATTGTTTACTAATTTGTATTGTACCGGAACTCGTAGTGTAAGAGGTATAGAACAGGTAACTTCCGGATTTATTCCGAATCCTTCAGAAAGTGTAGTAAAATTAAGTGGTGCTCAACAAGGTTTCTTTACGTTAGCGGAAGCTTTTGGTAATCAAGGTTATGATACCAGTTTTATTTATGGCGGTATGGCTAATTTTGATAATATGGCTTCATTTTTTAACGGTAACGGATTTAAAAATATTATTGATGAAACCGACTTTGATTCAGATGGTAACAACTATGCTCTAAAAGGAACTTGGGGATATAGTGATGAAGATTTAGTTACTAAAGCTAATAATTACTTCAAATCACAAGGTAATACACCTTTCTTTTCTTTGATGTTTTCTACTTCTAATCACGAACCTTTTGAATTTCCAGACGGTAGAATTGATTTGTATGAACAACCTAAGAATACGGTTCATAATGCTATGAAATATGCTGACTTTGCTATCGGTAAATTCTTTGAATTAGCTAAAAAAGAAGATTATTTTAAGAATACCATTTTTATTGTTATAGCTGATCACAATACGAGAACTTACGGTAAAAACCTGGTTCCGGTGAATAAGTTCCACATTCCCGCTTTGATTATAGATCCAAATGTAAAAGCAGGAGTATATGATAAATTAGCCAGTCAAATGGATATAGCTCCTACCCTTTTAGAATTATCAGGTATTACAACGTATTCGCCAATGGTAGGAAGAAATTTAATGAAAAAAGAAGAGGTTGAAGGAAGAACTATAATGTTGTTCCATGAAACGTATTCATTCAGAGTAGGTAACGAAATTGTAGTTTTTAATCCGAATGCAGAGCCTTTACAATTTCAGTTGAAGAATGATACTACTATGATTCCTATGCCTTTAAATAAAGAATTGGCAGCGGATGGCTTAGCTCATATAGTAACTTCAAGTTATCTGTATAAAGAAAGAAAATATAAAAGTAAATAA
- a CDS encoding LysE family translocator produces MHYQDIITAIPWGLLLAFSIGPGFFVLLETSITKGFRAALTFDLGIVFADFIFILIAYLSTNQLLEQLKDNPTLFIVGGIIMFVYGLVSFILLKRNFKKQTEIEKDDDNIRKNNYFGLFFKGFLLNFINIGVLGFWMMIIITYGPQMNMETERISIFFAAILGFYLLFDIAKILLAKQLKNKLTAQNIYKIKRVISMILLIFGLFFILQGFFPKMKDDITKKIETVERE; encoded by the coding sequence GTGCATTATCAAGATATTATAACGGCAATCCCTTGGGGATTGCTTTTAGCATTTTCTATTGGTCCCGGATTTTTTGTGCTTTTAGAAACCAGTATAACAAAAGGTTTTAGAGCAGCTTTAACTTTTGACCTCGGGATTGTATTTGCTGATTTCATCTTTATTTTAATAGCATATTTAAGTACTAATCAACTTTTAGAACAATTAAAAGATAATCCTACTTTGTTTATTGTCGGAGGTATAATCATGTTTGTTTACGGATTAGTGTCTTTTATTTTGTTAAAACGAAATTTTAAAAAGCAAACTGAAATTGAAAAAGACGATGATAATATTCGTAAGAACAATTATTTCGGTTTATTCTTCAAAGGTTTTTTATTGAATTTTATCAATATCGGAGTATTAGGGTTCTGGATGATGATCATTATCACTTATGGTCCCCAAATGAATATGGAAACGGAACGAATTTCTATATTTTTTGCTGCTATTTTAGGTTTCTACTTATTATTTGATATTGCTAAAATTTTGTTAGCCAAACAATTAAAAAACAAATTAACAGCTCAGAACATTTACAAAATAAAACGGGTTATCAGTATGATATTATTGATCTTCGGTTTATTTTTTATACTACAAGGATTCTTTCCGAAAATGAAAGATGACATCACTAAGAAAATTGAAACAGTTGAACGTGAGTGA
- the folB gene encoding dihydroneopterin aldolase: MGTIRLNNIRVFAYHGCLIEEGKIGSDYRVDLEIKTDLRKSAETDDLHDTVDYVHLNKIVTEEMAEKAKLLEHVAHRIIVRIFKELPQVSRIKVGVSKLNPPIGGDVESVTIEMEEFRN, encoded by the coding sequence ATGGGAACCATAAGATTAAATAATATAAGAGTTTTTGCTTATCACGGTTGTTTAATTGAAGAAGGAAAAATAGGAAGCGATTATAGAGTAGATCTGGAAATTAAAACTGATCTGAGAAAATCTGCTGAAACTGATGATCTTCACGATACTGTTGATTATGTACATCTGAATAAGATAGTTACTGAAGAAATGGCTGAAAAAGCTAAACTATTAGAACATGTAGCTCATCGTATCATTGTAAGAATTTTTAAAGAATTACCACAAGTCTCGCGCATCAAAGTGGGTGTTTCTAAATTAAATCCTCCGATAGGTGGTGATGTAGAAAGTGTTACTATAGAAATGGAAGAATTCAGAAATTAA
- the rnr gene encoding ribonuclease R — protein MSKKSRKLGKKAKDFTASIFKILAKEPSKSFNYKQISAKLELTDTKSRNEIIRDLKLLKSQDKIHEVEPGKYQMVSKAEYYEGYVDMTSRKTGYFVCDELENDVFIPFINLNHALDGDKVKAYIYNRRSSRRPEAEVLEILERDKEEFVGVIDIQKNFAFVTTSHPKMYTDIFIPKNKIGKAEHGDVVLVKMEDWPKKADSPFGTVLKVLGKPGEHDTEIHAILAEYGLPYEFPVEVETFAKKLDTSITEDEIAKRRDMRDVLTFTIDPKDAKDFDDALSFQVLENGNYEIGIHIADVSHYVQEGTVLDDEAYNRATSVYLVDRVVPMLPEVLSNFACSLRPHEEKYTFSAVFQLNTKAEVVDSWFGRTVIYSDQRFAYEEAQNIIETKSDIIPAEISLTGDEYKVDKSIVEATLKLDELAKILRRKRLAHGAISFDKVEVKFNLNENAEPTGVYFKIAKDANHLIEEFMLLANRKVAEFIGKQKKTFVYRVHDEPNEDKLMNLQMVIKKFGYSLNFKSKDTISKSLNTLLEDVQGKKEQNMVDTLAIRSMSKAAYSTDNIGHYGLAFDFYSHFTSPIRRYPDVMAHRLLQYYLDGGKSVDEEAYENKCRHCSEMENLAANAERDSVKYMQVKFMQDHKDEEFLGVISGVTEWGIYVEIVENKCEGMCRIREIKDDYYVFDEKQYALVGEVSKNILQLGDEVYVKVKNADLVKKQLDFWYIRKKED, from the coding sequence ATGAGTAAGAAATCTAGAAAACTAGGAAAAAAAGCCAAAGACTTTACGGCTTCCATTTTTAAAATACTTGCAAAAGAACCTTCTAAATCCTTTAACTATAAGCAAATTTCTGCAAAGCTTGAACTGACTGATACTAAGAGTAGAAATGAGATCATCAGGGATTTAAAACTTTTAAAATCTCAGGATAAGATTCACGAAGTAGAACCGGGTAAATACCAAATGGTTTCTAAAGCAGAATATTATGAAGGTTATGTTGATATGACTTCTCGTAAAACCGGTTATTTTGTTTGTGATGAATTAGAAAACGATGTTTTTATACCGTTCATTAATTTGAATCATGCTTTAGACGGCGATAAAGTAAAAGCTTATATTTATAACAGAAGAAGTTCTCGCAGACCGGAAGCAGAAGTTTTAGAAATTTTAGAACGCGATAAAGAAGAATTCGTAGGTGTAATTGATATTCAAAAGAATTTTGCTTTTGTTACCACTTCACATCCGAAGATGTATACTGATATTTTTATTCCGAAAAATAAAATCGGAAAAGCAGAGCATGGTGATGTAGTATTGGTTAAAATGGAAGATTGGCCTAAAAAAGCTGATTCTCCCTTCGGAACAGTTTTAAAAGTACTTGGAAAACCGGGTGAACATGATACAGAGATCCATGCAATTTTAGCAGAATATGGTTTACCGTATGAATTTCCTGTTGAAGTAGAAACTTTTGCAAAAAAATTAGATACTTCGATTACAGAAGATGAAATTGCAAAACGTCGCGATATGCGTGATGTTTTAACATTTACTATAGACCCGAAAGATGCAAAGGATTTTGATGATGCCTTGTCTTTTCAGGTTTTAGAGAATGGAAATTATGAAATTGGTATTCATATAGCCGATGTTTCGCATTATGTACAAGAAGGAACTGTTTTAGATGATGAAGCTTACAACAGAGCTACTTCTGTTTATTTAGTAGATCGTGTAGTTCCTATGTTGCCGGAAGTGTTGAGTAATTTTGCCTGTTCACTTCGTCCGCATGAAGAAAAATACACTTTTTCGGCTGTTTTTCAATTAAATACTAAAGCAGAAGTTGTCGATTCATGGTTCGGTAGAACCGTTATTTATTCTGATCAGCGTTTTGCTTATGAAGAAGCGCAAAACATTATTGAAACAAAATCGGATATAATTCCGGCTGAAATTTCTTTGACCGGTGATGAATATAAAGTAGATAAAAGTATTGTTGAAGCTACTTTAAAGCTTGACGAATTAGCTAAAATTTTACGCAGAAAACGTTTGGCACACGGAGCTATTTCATTTGATAAAGTTGAAGTTAAATTCAATTTGAATGAAAATGCAGAGCCAACAGGTGTTTACTTTAAAATAGCTAAAGATGCTAATCATTTAATTGAAGAATTTATGTTATTGGCTAACCGTAAAGTAGCTGAGTTCATAGGTAAACAAAAGAAGACTTTTGTGTATCGTGTTCATGATGAACCGAATGAAGATAAGTTGATGAACTTACAAATGGTGATCAAAAAATTCGGGTATTCTTTGAATTTTAAATCAAAAGATACAATTTCAAAATCTTTGAATACTTTGTTAGAAGATGTTCAGGGTAAGAAAGAGCAAAATATGGTAGATACTTTAGCGATCCGAAGTATGAGTAAAGCAGCTTATTCTACAGACAACATAGGTCATTACGGTTTAGCATTTGATTTCTACAGTCATTTTACATCGCCTATTCGTCGTTATCCTGATGTTATGGCACATCGTTTGCTACAGTATTATTTAGACGGAGGTAAAAGTGTTGACGAAGAAGCGTATGAAAATAAATGTCGCCATTGTTCGGAAATGGAAAATTTAGCTGCAAATGCCGAACGAGATTCTGTGAAGTATATGCAGGTTAAATTTATGCAGGATCATAAAGATGAAGAATTTTTGGGTGTTATTTCCGGAGTGACCGAATGGGGAATTTATGTTGAAATCGTTGAAAATAAATGTGAAGGAATGTGTCGTATTCGTGAAATCAAAGATGATTATTATGTTTTTGATGAAAAGCAATATGCTTTAGTAGGCGAAGTTTCTAAGAACATTTTACAATTAGGAGATGAAGTTTACGTTAAAGTTAAAAATGCTGATCTGGTTAAAAAGCAACTAGATTTTTGGTATATCCGTAAGAAAGAAGATTAA
- a CDS encoding cation diffusion facilitator family transporter has product MGHSHSHKHEVKGKNLLLSIILNVVITLAQVIGGLISGSLALISDALHNFSDVLSLVFSYVAHKLAHKKASFDHTFGYKRAELIAAFTNAATLVIVALYLIYEAINRFFNPHQIHPTLVIWLALLGIVVNGLSVLLLQKDAHHNLNMKSAYLHLLTDMLASVAVLVGGLLMMFYKIYWVDSVLTLLIAIYLIIVGYDLLLKATKMLMLFTPESIDIKDIIKEVHQIKGVKKMHHIHLWNLNEDELHLEAHLDCEEDIKMSEFNQILNQIEQILLEKFNINHVNIQPEFKKVDPKDYIVQD; this is encoded by the coding sequence TTGGGACACAGCCACAGTCATAAACACGAAGTAAAAGGTAAAAACCTGTTATTGTCCATTATACTCAATGTAGTCATAACCTTGGCTCAGGTGATCGGTGGATTGATCTCAGGAAGTTTGGCTTTGATTTCAGATGCACTACATAATTTTTCAGATGTTTTGTCATTGGTTTTTAGTTATGTGGCGCACAAATTAGCGCATAAAAAAGCTTCATTCGATCATACATTTGGTTACAAAAGAGCCGAATTAATTGCAGCTTTTACTAATGCCGCTACTTTAGTTATAGTGGCTTTATACCTTATATATGAAGCGATAAACCGTTTTTTTAATCCTCATCAAATTCATCCTACCTTAGTAATTTGGTTAGCATTGTTAGGAATAGTTGTAAACGGATTATCTGTTTTATTACTGCAAAAAGATGCGCATCATAACCTGAATATGAAATCAGCTTATTTACATTTGTTAACAGATATGCTGGCTTCAGTTGCCGTTCTAGTGGGCGGATTGTTGATGATGTTTTATAAAATTTATTGGGTAGACAGTGTTTTAACTTTATTGATTGCAATTTATCTTATCATAGTTGGTTATGATTTACTGTTAAAAGCTACTAAAATGCTGATGCTTTTTACCCCGGAATCAATTGATATTAAAGATATTATCAAAGAAGTTCATCAAATAAAAGGCGTTAAAAAAATGCACCACATTCATTTGTGGAACTTAAATGAAGACGAATTACATTTAGAGGCACATTTAGATTGTGAAGAAGATATTAAAATGAGTGAATTCAATCAAATTTTAAATCAGATAGAACAAATTTTATTAGAAAAATTCAATATCAATCACGTGAATATCCAACCCGAATTTAAAAAAGTAGATCCAAAAGATTATATTGTACAAGATTAA
- the rpiB gene encoding ribose 5-phosphate isomerase B, which yields MIISIGNDHAGPEYKKAIIKYLELNEHTVINHGTDTFESVDYPDFGHPVAYDVESKKADFGIVICGSGNGIAMTVNKHQGVRAALCWTKEISALARQHNDANVISIPARFTAIEQAVEMVHTFLTTEFEGGRHDRRVQKIACK from the coding sequence ATGATCATTTCAATAGGAAACGACCATGCAGGTCCGGAATACAAAAAAGCAATCATTAAATATTTAGAACTTAATGAGCATACCGTTATCAATCACGGTACTGATACTTTTGAAAGTGTGGATTATCCGGATTTCGGTCATCCGGTGGCTTATGATGTTGAATCTAAAAAAGCTGATTTTGGCATTGTAATTTGCGGTTCCGGAAATGGAATAGCGATGACGGTGAACAAACATCAAGGTGTTCGTGCGGCGCTGTGTTGGACCAAAGAAATTTCGGCGCTGGCGCGCCAACACAATGATGCAAATGTGATTAGTATTCCGGCTCGATTTACAGCTATTGAACAAGCTGTTGAAATGGTGCATACTTTTTTAACGACTGAATTTGAAGGAGGCCGACACGATAGAAGGGTTCAAAAAATTGCCTGTAAATAA
- a CDS encoding head GIN domain-containing protein, whose protein sequence is MKKLFFTTLLVSSLAFSQVEKKLGDFDKVTSFDQIDVQLVKGNENKIIIKGDRANEVEVVNKNGELKIRMPLTKLLQGDNISVTLYYTHLEAVEANEGSRIASNDVFKAINFEIILKEGSEISLQLEVERLSARTANGSILELKGTAEYADVLVNSGAKYEAEDLITKQTVITANAGGEAEIYATDFVDAKVRAGGDILIYGKPKQINQKTIAGGSIEQAE, encoded by the coding sequence ATGAAAAAATTATTTTTTACAACCTTATTAGTAAGTTCATTAGCTTTTTCTCAAGTAGAGAAAAAACTGGGAGATTTTGATAAAGTTACTTCTTTTGATCAGATTGATGTTCAATTGGTTAAAGGAAATGAAAATAAAATAATAATTAAAGGAGACAGAGCTAATGAAGTAGAAGTTGTTAATAAAAACGGCGAATTAAAAATAAGGATGCCTCTTACTAAATTATTACAGGGCGATAACATTTCTGTTACTTTATATTATACACATTTAGAAGCAGTTGAAGCAAACGAAGGTTCCAGAATTGCATCTAATGATGTGTTTAAAGCGATTAATTTTGAAATTATTTTAAAAGAAGGTTCAGAAATTTCTTTACAATTAGAAGTGGAACGCTTATCAGCCCGAACAGCAAACGGGAGTATATTAGAACTCAAAGGTACGGCTGAATATGCTGATGTATTAGTAAATTCAGGAGCCAAATATGAAGCTGAAGATCTGATTACTAAACAAACCGTTATTACGGCTAATGCCGGTGGAGAAGCCGAAATTTATGCCACTGATTTTGTAGATGCTAAAGTAAGAGCCGGAGGCGATATTTTAATTTATGGTAAACCGAAACAGATCAATCAGAAAACAATTGCCGGAGGTTCAATTGAACAAGCCGAATAA